One genomic segment of Trichococcus shcherbakoviae includes these proteins:
- the pfkA gene encoding 6-phosphofructokinase, translating into MKRIAVLTSGGDAPGMNAAIRAVVRKGIYDGLEVYGINYGYAGMVAGDFRRLTIDDVGDTISRGGTILYSARYPEFAKLEGQLKGIEQLKKFGIDGLIVIGGDGSYRGGAALTKLGFPTIGIPGTIDNDIPGTDYTLGFDTAINTVLDSVDKIRDTATSHIRTFVVEVMGRNAGDIALWTGIGSGAESIVIPEKEFTMEEVVAEIQEGRARGKKHTIIMLAEGVMSGNEFAEKLSKFEEFHTRVTVLGHVQRGGSPSAKDRVLGSIFGYNAVKMLEEGKGGLCVGVKGDEVVFNDIIDTLENQKHLPLLSLYQINKEISF; encoded by the coding sequence ATGAAACGTATTGCAGTATTAACAAGTGGTGGAGATGCACCAGGAATGAATGCCGCCATTCGCGCCGTTGTGCGCAAAGGCATTTATGACGGTTTAGAAGTATATGGCATCAATTATGGCTATGCAGGTATGGTAGCAGGAGATTTCCGTCGTTTGACGATCGACGACGTCGGAGACACAATCAGCCGTGGGGGCACAATTTTATATTCTGCCCGCTATCCGGAGTTCGCAAAACTCGAAGGACAGCTTAAAGGGATCGAGCAGTTGAAGAAATTCGGCATCGATGGCCTGATCGTAATCGGGGGAGATGGATCCTACCGTGGAGGAGCAGCGCTTACTAAGTTAGGCTTCCCGACAATCGGTATTCCAGGAACAATCGATAACGATATTCCAGGAACGGATTACACGCTTGGTTTTGATACTGCGATCAATACAGTATTGGACTCTGTGGACAAAATCAGAGATACGGCAACAAGCCATATCCGTACATTCGTTGTTGAAGTAATGGGCAGAAATGCCGGCGACATCGCTTTATGGACTGGTATCGGCAGTGGCGCTGAATCCATCGTCATTCCCGAGAAAGAATTTACAATGGAAGAAGTAGTTGCTGAAATCCAGGAAGGCAGAGCGCGCGGCAAAAAACATACGATCATCATGTTGGCTGAAGGCGTAATGTCAGGAAATGAATTTGCGGAGAAACTTTCCAAATTCGAAGAATTCCACACACGCGTCACTGTTTTGGGCCACGTGCAACGAGGCGGATCCCCATCAGCGAAGGATCGCGTATTGGGAAGTATCTTCGGTTACAATGCCGTTAAAATGTTGGAAGAAGGCAAAGGCGGACTCTGTGTAGGCGTCAAGGGCGATGAAGTTGTTTTCAACGATATCATCGACACACTTGAGAACCAAAAACACTTGCCATTATTGTCGCTTTACCAAATCAACAAAGAAATTTCTTTCTAA
- the queA gene encoding tRNA preQ1(34) S-adenosylmethionine ribosyltransferase-isomerase QueA, which produces MRTSDFDFYLPEELIAQTPLLDRSSSRLLSMDSKTGEITDKHFTDMVEELQEGDALVLNNTRVLPARLHGVKPDTGGHIEVLLLNNLQGDEWETLVKPGKRVKVGTVISFGDGRLTAEVTQSLDHGGRILNFKYDGVFLEILESLGEMPLPPYIKETLDDQERYQTVYAKEVGSAAAPTAGLHFTAELLEEVANKGVKIVYLTLHVGLGTFRPVSVDDIASHEMHSEFYQLTEEAAQALNEVRSNGGKIVAVGTTSVRTLETIGTKFDGEIKADSGWTKIFISPGYSFKVVQGIITNFHLPKSTLVMLVSAFAGRDSVLSAYEHAVKEKYRFFSFGDAMFIK; this is translated from the coding sequence ATGAGGACAAGTGATTTTGATTTTTATTTGCCGGAAGAGCTGATTGCGCAGACACCGCTGCTGGATCGTTCATCATCCCGGCTTCTTTCCATGGACTCCAAGACTGGGGAAATCACGGACAAACATTTCACCGACATGGTGGAGGAGCTTCAAGAAGGCGACGCGCTGGTGCTGAACAATACACGTGTGCTGCCTGCGCGACTGCATGGCGTCAAACCGGATACCGGAGGGCATATCGAAGTCCTGCTTTTGAACAATCTCCAAGGGGATGAGTGGGAAACGCTCGTCAAACCAGGAAAACGGGTCAAAGTCGGGACAGTCATCTCTTTCGGGGATGGACGCTTGACTGCGGAAGTGACGCAATCGTTGGACCACGGTGGCCGCATTTTGAATTTCAAATATGACGGCGTATTTTTGGAAATACTGGAATCGCTGGGCGAAATGCCTTTGCCCCCATACATCAAGGAGACGCTGGATGATCAGGAACGTTATCAGACCGTTTACGCAAAAGAAGTCGGCTCCGCAGCTGCCCCGACAGCTGGGCTCCATTTCACGGCCGAACTGCTAGAGGAAGTAGCCAATAAAGGCGTCAAGATCGTCTATCTGACCTTGCATGTGGGCTTGGGGACTTTCCGTCCGGTATCGGTCGATGATATCGCCAGCCACGAAATGCATTCGGAATTCTACCAACTGACCGAAGAAGCAGCACAAGCGCTGAATGAGGTCAGATCCAATGGAGGCAAAATAGTGGCTGTGGGCACGACTTCCGTACGGACGCTGGAAACGATCGGCACGAAATTTGATGGGGAAATCAAAGCGGACAGCGGATGGACCAAAATTTTCATTTCGCCAGGCTATTCATTCAAGGTTGTCCAAGGCATCATCACCAATTTCCATCTGCCGAAATCGACCTTGGTCATGCTGGTCAGTGCTTTTGCCGGCAGAGATAGCGTCCTGTCAGCCTACGAGCACGCAGTCAAAGAAAAGTACCGATTCTTCAGCTTTGGAGATGCGATGTTCATCAAATAA
- the ruvB gene encoding Holliday junction branch migration DNA helicase RuvB, producing the protein MTAENRIVSGNTEDLTEDLIEKTLRPQMMAQYIGQDKVKNELKVYIQAAKARSEALDHVLLYGPPGLGKTTLAMVIANELDVRIHSTSGPAIERPGDLMVLLNELEAGDVLFIDEIHRLPRIVEEVLYSAMEDYYVDIIIGQGPTAHPVHFTLPPFTLVGATTKAGSLSAPLRDRFGIVSRMEYYSLEDLRQIVHRSSDVLSTKIDESGAVEIALRSRGTPRVANRLLRRVRDFAQVYRDGLITKEIADKALSILSVDNKGLDDLDRQILTTMIRFYNGGPVGLSTIAANIGEEMETIEDMYEPYLLQLGFLQRTPRGRVATPMAYDHLGIKYDTEK; encoded by the coding sequence ATGACAGCTGAAAACAGAATCGTTTCCGGAAATACGGAAGATCTAACAGAAGATTTGATTGAAAAAACATTGCGGCCTCAAATGATGGCGCAATATATCGGGCAAGACAAAGTGAAAAATGAACTGAAAGTGTATATCCAGGCCGCGAAAGCGCGTAGTGAAGCCTTGGATCACGTCCTGTTATACGGACCGCCCGGGTTGGGGAAAACGACACTGGCGATGGTCATCGCCAACGAATTGGATGTCCGCATCCACAGCACGAGCGGACCCGCAATCGAGCGGCCAGGCGATCTGATGGTATTGCTCAACGAACTGGAAGCGGGGGATGTCCTCTTCATCGATGAGATCCATCGCTTGCCGCGGATCGTGGAAGAAGTGTTGTACTCTGCAATGGAGGATTATTATGTGGACATCATCATCGGGCAAGGTCCGACAGCCCATCCGGTCCACTTTACCTTGCCGCCGTTCACGCTGGTCGGTGCCACGACCAAAGCCGGCAGTCTTTCGGCCCCCTTGCGTGACAGGTTCGGGATCGTTTCGAGGATGGAATATTACAGTCTCGAGGATCTCCGGCAGATCGTCCATCGCTCTTCGGATGTTTTGTCCACGAAAATCGATGAGTCAGGCGCTGTCGAAATCGCCTTGAGATCCAGAGGCACCCCGCGTGTTGCCAACAGGCTGCTCCGCCGGGTGCGCGATTTCGCCCAAGTCTATCGCGATGGCCTGATCACGAAGGAAATCGCCGACAAAGCTTTGTCCATTTTGAGCGTGGACAACAAAGGGCTTGATGATTTGGATCGGCAAATATTGACGACAATGATCCGATTCTATAATGGCGGCCCCGTCGGTCTTTCAACGATAGCCGCCAACATCGGCGAAGAAATGGAAACGATAGAAGATATGTACGAACCCTATCTGCTCCAATTGGGCTTCCTGCAGCGCACCCCGCGCGGCAGGGTAGCGACCCCTATGGCATACGACCATTTGGGGATCAAGTATGATACAGAAAAATAA
- the ruvA gene encoding Holliday junction branch migration protein RuvA: MYEYIKGKLVYVGPLYVVLENGGIGYQLLVANPFRFSGSLNQEMTFYIYQAVREDAITLFGFKDYTEKQLYLKLISVSGIGPKSGLSILASDDHLGLIQAIETDNVGYLVKFPGVGKKTASQIILDLKGKLGELLPDTYWMEEHPVHETAGGQSAVLTEALEALAGLGYSDREVKKILPLLEKENYSSAEEVLRTAFKLLLKG; encoded by the coding sequence ATGTACGAATATATAAAAGGTAAATTAGTCTATGTGGGGCCGCTTTATGTGGTGCTGGAGAACGGTGGCATCGGCTACCAGTTGCTGGTCGCGAATCCTTTCCGCTTTTCCGGAAGCCTGAACCAGGAGATGACGTTTTACATCTATCAGGCAGTCCGCGAGGATGCAATCACACTCTTCGGTTTCAAGGACTACACGGAAAAGCAGTTGTATTTGAAACTGATCAGCGTCTCCGGAATCGGACCGAAGAGTGGCTTGTCGATATTGGCGAGCGATGATCATCTGGGTCTGATCCAAGCGATCGAAACGGATAATGTGGGGTATTTGGTGAAATTCCCGGGGGTAGGCAAAAAGACGGCCTCGCAGATCATCTTGGACTTGAAAGGCAAACTCGGCGAATTGCTGCCCGATACGTATTGGATGGAAGAACATCCGGTCCACGAAACAGCTGGCGGACAGTCCGCTGTATTGACGGAAGCTTTGGAAGCTTTGGCCGGTTTGGGATATTCGGACCGTGAAGTGAAGAAAATACTGCCGCTATTGGAAAAAGAAAACTATTCCAGCGCCGAAGAAGTGCTTCGTACGGCATTCAAGCTACTTTTAAAAGGGTGA
- a CDS encoding YjzD family protein — protein MKYIAIIFWGFILGQVSVYLGSALSGGSYDFMIATMTGIFTALIVVLVSALMPKTASHK, from the coding sequence ATGAAATATATTGCAATCATTTTTTGGGGATTTATCTTAGGGCAAGTATCTGTTTATCTGGGCAGCGCCTTATCCGGCGGCAGCTATGACTTTATGATCGCAACCATGACGGGTATCTTTACCGCGCTGATCGTAGTTCTTGTTTCTGCGTTGATGCCGAAGACGGCCTCCCATAAATAA
- a CDS encoding S1 RNA-binding domain-containing protein produces MSKVLGTIITGVIVDENEKSVFVQKDGITYRLDKEESETALQLGDTVKGFVYEGMNKQLRMTLKEPASQVGQYGWGTVVAVRKDLGVFVDIGLDDKEIVVSLDNLPDIKSLWPKKGDRLLIALEQDSKDRLWGIIADEPVFRSISRTPGEELKNKDITGTVFRLKLIGTFILTDDDYIGFIHPSEREIEPRLGEVVSGRVVGISQHGMLNLSLKPRAHEAISEDAAMILVLLEQSPTNSLPYWDKSDPEAIKEYFGISKAQFKRALGHLLKARLIIQEDGHTKLIKKD; encoded by the coding sequence ATGAGTAAAGTACTGGGTACAATCATCACAGGTGTGATCGTGGACGAGAACGAAAAAAGTGTCTTCGTTCAGAAAGACGGCATCACCTACAGATTGGATAAAGAAGAGTCAGAAACGGCATTGCAATTAGGTGACACTGTCAAAGGATTTGTGTACGAAGGGATGAACAAGCAGCTTCGCATGACCCTAAAAGAGCCAGCGAGCCAAGTGGGCCAATATGGTTGGGGAACAGTTGTCGCTGTCCGGAAAGACTTGGGCGTGTTTGTTGACATCGGCCTGGACGACAAAGAAATTGTTGTTTCATTGGATAACTTGCCCGACATCAAATCGCTCTGGCCGAAAAAGGGAGACCGACTACTGATCGCTCTGGAGCAGGACAGCAAAGATCGTCTGTGGGGCATCATCGCCGACGAACCGGTATTCCGTTCCATTTCCCGTACTCCGGGTGAGGAATTGAAAAACAAAGACATTACCGGAACCGTCTTCCGTTTGAAATTAATAGGGACCTTCATCTTGACGGACGATGATTACATCGGGTTCATCCACCCATCCGAGCGGGAGATTGAACCGCGCTTGGGTGAAGTGGTCAGTGGGCGAGTCGTCGGCATCAGTCAACACGGTATGCTGAACCTTTCCTTGAAACCGCGCGCTCATGAAGCGATCAGTGAGGATGCAGCCATGATTTTGGTGCTGTTGGAGCAGAGCCCTACAAACAGCTTGCCTTATTGGGACAAGAGTGATCCGGAAGCAATCAAAGAATACTTCGGCATCAGCAAAGCGCAGTTCAAAAGAGCTTTGGGCCATTTGTTGAAGGCCAGACTGATCATCCAAGAAGATGGACACACAAAATTAATCAAAAAGGATTAG
- a CDS encoding Fur family transcriptional regulator, with protein sequence MTELSLNTIKKQLQEAGFKLTPQREATVSVLLEKEKEHLSAEEIFLLLRLKHPDIGLATVYRTLEILTELNITYKVVFEDGLSRYDLRRTSNEHFHHHLLCIECGNIEEIHEDLLGEVEKDVESRYQFVVKDHRLTFHGICRDCQQKLRNK encoded by the coding sequence GTGACGGAATTGTCATTAAACACCATCAAAAAACAATTGCAAGAGGCAGGATTCAAGCTCACTCCACAACGGGAAGCGACTGTCAGCGTGCTGCTGGAAAAGGAAAAGGAGCATCTGAGTGCGGAAGAGATTTTCCTGCTGTTGCGGCTTAAACACCCTGATATCGGACTTGCGACGGTCTACCGAACTTTGGAGATTTTGACTGAACTGAACATCACGTACAAAGTAGTGTTTGAGGATGGCTTATCCCGCTACGATTTAAGAAGGACAAGCAATGAACATTTCCATCATCACCTTTTGTGCATCGAATGCGGAAACATCGAGGAAATACACGAGGATCTGCTGGGTGAAGTCGAAAAAGATGTCGAATCCCGCTATCAATTCGTGGTAAAAGACCACCGTTTGACTTTCCATGGCATCTGCCGGGACTGCCAACAAAAACTGAGGAATAAATAG
- the msrB gene encoding peptide-methionine (R)-S-oxide reductase MsrB: MDNKEEQLKRLTPLQYEVTQNEATERPFSGEYDDFYEKGIYVDVVSGEPLFSSADKYDAGCGWPSFAKPISTLKELEDRKLMRKRTEVRSPQGDSHLGHVFEDGPAELGGLRYCINSAAMRFVPYDQLDAEGYSEYKQLFE; encoded by the coding sequence ATGGACAATAAAGAGGAACAATTGAAGCGCTTGACGCCTTTACAATATGAAGTGACACAGAACGAAGCTACGGAAAGACCTTTTTCCGGCGAGTACGATGATTTTTATGAAAAAGGCATCTATGTTGATGTCGTGAGCGGAGAGCCGTTGTTCAGTTCTGCAGACAAGTACGATGCAGGCTGCGGTTGGCCTTCTTTTGCAAAACCGATTTCCACTCTGAAGGAGCTGGAGGACCGCAAACTGATGCGCAAACGCACGGAAGTCCGGAGCCCTCAAGGTGACTCCCACTTGGGGCATGTTTTTGAGGACGGCCCAGCAGAGTTGGGCGGTCTGCGCTATTGCATCAATTCGGCAGCCATGCGCTTCGTCCCTTACGATCAATTGGATGCGGAAGGCTACTCTGAATACAAACAATTATTCGAATAA
- the pyk gene encoding pyruvate kinase has translation MKKTKIVCTIGPASESVETLVKLMNAGMNVARLNFSHGDFEEHGARIVNIREASKITGKMCAILLDTKGPEIRTNNMKDGIVSLITGETVRISMTEVEGTKDKFSITYPELINDVVVGNHILLDDGLIDLEVIELDKENNEIVTLIKNSGILKNKKGVNLPGIKTNFPGLTQKDADDIIFGIENDVDFIAASFVRRASDVLAITEILEKHNATHIQIIPKIENQEGLDNIDEILKVSQGLMVARGDLGVEIPTEEVPIAQKMLIKKCNALGKPVITATQMLDSMQRNPRPTRAEAGDVANAIFDGTDAVMLSGETAAGDYPVEAVTTMATIAIRTEEAIVGQDAFALKAYSNTDMAEAIGQSVGHTARNLNIQTIVAATESGHTARMISKYRPKAHIVAVTFSERQRRGLALSWGVYPFVTEKPDSTDEMMELATKVAKEQNFAKEGDLIIITAGVPVGERGTTNLMKIQLIGTKLTSGQGIGDKSVIGKAVVALSAEEAIAKVTEDCILVLKNSDKDYTPAFAKAAAVIVEAGGLTSHAAVVGIASGIPVIVGAENVTTLVQDNELITIDSRRGIIYRGATTTI, from the coding sequence ATGAAAAAGACAAAAATTGTATGTACGATCGGGCCTGCCAGTGAATCTGTAGAAACACTCGTTAAATTGATGAACGCAGGCATGAACGTTGCCCGCTTGAACTTCTCGCACGGAGACTTTGAAGAACATGGCGCTCGTATCGTCAACATCCGCGAAGCATCAAAAATCACAGGTAAAATGTGCGCTATCCTTTTGGATACAAAAGGGCCTGAAATCCGTACAAACAACATGAAGGACGGCATCGTGTCGTTGATCACCGGCGAAACAGTAAGAATCTCCATGACAGAAGTTGAGGGTACGAAAGATAAATTCTCTATCACTTACCCAGAATTGATCAACGATGTTGTTGTCGGAAACCACATCTTATTGGATGATGGCTTGATTGACCTTGAAGTGATTGAGCTTGACAAAGAGAACAATGAAATTGTTACTTTGATCAAAAACTCAGGCATCCTGAAAAACAAAAAAGGTGTCAATCTACCTGGTATCAAAACAAACTTCCCTGGTCTTACACAAAAAGATGCTGACGATATCATCTTCGGTATCGAAAATGACGTTGATTTCATCGCAGCAAGCTTCGTGCGTCGCGCAAGTGATGTATTGGCTATCACTGAAATTTTGGAAAAACATAACGCAACCCACATCCAAATCATCCCTAAAATCGAAAACCAAGAAGGTCTTGATAACATCGATGAAATCTTGAAAGTTTCTCAAGGTTTGATGGTTGCCCGTGGTGACTTAGGAGTAGAAATCCCTACTGAAGAAGTTCCTATCGCACAAAAAATGTTGATCAAAAAATGTAACGCTTTAGGCAAACCAGTCATTACAGCAACACAAATGCTTGATTCTATGCAACGCAACCCACGTCCTACACGTGCTGAAGCAGGAGACGTTGCCAACGCTATCTTCGACGGAACAGATGCAGTTATGCTATCCGGAGAAACTGCTGCTGGTGATTACCCGGTTGAAGCTGTTACGACAATGGCTACAATTGCTATCCGTACGGAAGAAGCGATCGTTGGACAAGACGCATTTGCTTTGAAAGCATACAGCAACACGGATATGGCTGAAGCAATCGGTCAATCGGTTGGACATACTGCACGCAATCTTAACATTCAAACAATCGTTGCCGCTACTGAGTCTGGACATACAGCGCGCATGATTTCCAAATACCGTCCAAAAGCACATATCGTGGCGGTTACATTCTCGGAACGTCAAAGACGTGGATTGGCTCTTTCATGGGGTGTTTATCCATTCGTTACTGAAAAACCGGATTCAACTGATGAAATGATGGAATTGGCAACTAAAGTAGCTAAAGAGCAAAACTTTGCTAAAGAAGGCGACTTGATCATCATCACTGCCGGCGTTCCAGTAGGCGAACGCGGCACTACAAACTTGATGAAGATCCAATTGATCGGAACGAAATTGACTTCCGGCCAAGGTATCGGCGACAAATCTGTCATCGGTAAAGCTGTCGTGGCTCTTTCAGCTGAAGAAGCAATCGCTAAAGTGACAGAGGACTGCATCTTAGTGTTGAAGAACTCTGATAAAGACTACACACCTGCATTTGCAAAAGCTGCAGCGGTAATCGTTGAAGCTGGCGGCTTGACAAGTCATGCTGCTGTAGTCGGTATCGCAAGCGGCATTCCGGTAATCGTAGGAGCAGAAAATGTGACTACATTAGTGCAAGACAACGAATTGATCACGATCGATTCTCGTCGCGGCATCATCTACCGTGGTGCAACTACTACTATCTAA
- the dnaE gene encoding DNA polymerase III subunit alpha, protein MSFVHLQVISAYSLLQTTTRIEDLVRSAKAKGYQAIALTDQNVLYGQVDFFKLCKKYAIQPILGIQLDLPGVISKDRTFPLVLLAKDFEGYKKLMALSTVRNQDASDRELLSLLEDDSSRIIAITPGEKGEIESFLNGNDQENAKAASLAWKKIFTHGNFYLGVQLHEKMKPIIPGLKRLSQETNIPTTAMHDVRYLEPSDNFSCRVLKAIEANEKVDLQSEALDGTYYLPSCGEIERKFQEADLIKSAETTQKIADEIEIELPLHQSLLPRYPLPAGTTPQAYLRRLCEEGLHQRIAAPDAAYEKRLAYELEVIHEMGFDDYFLIVWDVMAYSRKAKIMPGAGRGSAAGSLVSYVLRITHVDPIEYNLLFERFLNKERYNLPDIDLDFPDNRRDDILHYVRDKYGSDHVAQIATFGTLAAKMSLRDTARVFGLTVAEAQAWSNAIPNQLGISLAEARQKSKELQNLISTNDVNRLLYETAEKIEGVPRHVSTHAAGVVISDNPLREIVPLQKKNSELYLTQYTMGNIEEIGLLKMDFLGLKNLTILNDAVQLASAALKESINILEIPMDDERTLDIFRRADTNGVFQFESPGIKNVLRKLGPESIEDIAAVNALYRPGPMEQIDLFISRKKGLAAIDYLHPDLKSILEVTYGVMVYQEQVMQVASRMAGFSLGEADILRRAIGKKQKSAIDEERRHFIEGSLQQGYSEQTAEQVYDYIERFANYGFNRSHSVAYSFIAYQLAYMKAHFPEAFFAALLNSVNQHSDKMREYFIELKRRNISISYPDINTSNWKFALQQETIQFGLGGIKGLRRDFIQEIIKERQGHGHYKDFVQFLRRIHPKWLKNENITPLIYSGAFDNFGHSRATLLESLPGMLNSIDYSGNNIDLFSILEPKYVEKEELPLLELLDLEEAALGHSLKGHPIDQFGKLYNKGAVVYVTELAYDKKMRTMGLIKDIRRIQTKKGDPMAFANMTDSTGEISVTIFPEYYIRFMKLLKANQLLVIEGKLERSKQADKTNFLVTHIWDAEAYQEMMGQKKENVFIRLTAENNTPELFGKMYRILNKQPGDHPVILYNEATKRTMRLTAENWVDISADLLDALQAIFGSGNVAVK, encoded by the coding sequence ATGTCTTTTGTGCATTTGCAGGTCATCAGCGCCTATTCTCTTTTGCAGACGACTACCCGAATAGAGGATTTGGTGCGCAGCGCCAAGGCAAAAGGCTATCAGGCCATCGCATTGACGGATCAAAATGTCCTTTATGGCCAAGTCGACTTCTTCAAACTTTGCAAAAAGTACGCTATCCAACCTATTCTGGGGATCCAACTGGATTTGCCCGGAGTCATCAGTAAAGATCGCACTTTTCCGTTGGTTTTGTTGGCAAAGGATTTTGAGGGCTACAAAAAGTTGATGGCTTTGTCGACGGTCAGGAATCAGGACGCTTCGGATAGGGAGTTGCTTTCCCTTTTGGAGGATGATTCAAGCCGCATCATCGCGATCACCCCAGGAGAAAAGGGCGAAATCGAAAGCTTTTTGAACGGAAATGACCAGGAGAACGCCAAAGCAGCCAGTTTGGCCTGGAAAAAAATCTTCACCCATGGCAATTTTTATTTGGGCGTTCAGCTCCACGAGAAAATGAAACCGATCATTCCGGGACTGAAGCGTTTATCGCAGGAGACAAATATTCCGACTACAGCTATGCATGACGTCAGATATCTGGAGCCGAGCGACAATTTCAGTTGCCGTGTCTTGAAGGCAATCGAAGCGAACGAAAAGGTTGATCTGCAGTCGGAAGCTTTGGATGGTACGTATTACTTGCCCTCCTGCGGAGAAATCGAGCGGAAATTCCAGGAAGCTGATTTGATTAAGTCAGCTGAAACGACCCAGAAAATTGCCGACGAAATCGAAATCGAGCTGCCGCTGCATCAGTCACTGTTGCCGCGCTACCCGCTGCCTGCCGGGACGACACCCCAAGCATACCTCAGGAGGCTCTGCGAAGAAGGGCTGCATCAGCGGATCGCTGCCCCGGATGCAGCATATGAAAAACGCTTGGCATACGAATTGGAAGTCATCCATGAAATGGGCTTCGATGATTACTTCCTTATCGTTTGGGATGTGATGGCGTATTCCCGAAAAGCGAAGATCATGCCAGGAGCCGGCCGGGGATCTGCGGCCGGTTCGCTCGTATCATACGTCCTGCGCATCACCCATGTCGATCCCATCGAATACAACCTGTTGTTTGAGCGGTTTTTGAACAAAGAACGCTACAACCTGCCGGATATCGATTTGGATTTCCCGGATAACCGAAGGGACGACATTCTGCATTATGTCAGGGACAAATATGGTTCGGACCACGTCGCCCAGATAGCCACATTTGGGACGCTTGCGGCTAAAATGTCCTTGCGTGATACTGCACGGGTATTCGGACTCACGGTGGCGGAGGCGCAAGCCTGGTCGAATGCGATCCCGAATCAATTGGGCATCAGTCTGGCGGAGGCAAGACAGAAATCGAAAGAACTGCAGAATCTGATCAGCACGAACGATGTGAATCGCCTCCTGTATGAGACTGCCGAAAAAATCGAAGGCGTTCCGCGGCATGTTTCCACTCATGCGGCAGGCGTCGTCATCAGCGACAATCCGTTAAGGGAGATTGTGCCTTTGCAGAAGAAAAACAGCGAGCTGTATCTGACGCAATACACGATGGGCAACATCGAAGAAATCGGCCTGCTCAAAATGGACTTCCTGGGGCTGAAAAATCTGACGATACTGAACGATGCTGTGCAGTTGGCCAGCGCTGCGCTCAAAGAGAGCATCAACATTTTGGAAATACCGATGGATGATGAGCGGACCCTCGATATATTCCGAAGAGCGGATACGAACGGGGTGTTCCAGTTTGAATCCCCCGGCATAAAAAATGTGTTGCGCAAGCTCGGACCGGAATCGATCGAAGATATTGCCGCAGTCAATGCGCTTTACCGACCGGGTCCGATGGAACAAATCGACCTCTTCATTTCGCGGAAAAAAGGGTTGGCCGCAATCGATTATCTCCATCCTGATCTGAAGTCGATCCTCGAGGTAACATACGGGGTAATGGTCTATCAGGAACAGGTCATGCAAGTGGCTTCCCGGATGGCTGGCTTCAGTTTGGGGGAGGCGGATATCCTCAGAAGAGCGATAGGCAAAAAACAAAAATCGGCCATTGATGAAGAAAGAAGGCACTTTATTGAAGGTTCGCTGCAGCAAGGCTATTCCGAGCAGACTGCCGAGCAAGTGTACGACTACATCGAGCGATTCGCCAATTACGGGTTCAACCGTTCGCATTCGGTCGCCTATTCTTTCATAGCCTATCAACTTGCCTACATGAAGGCGCATTTCCCGGAAGCATTTTTTGCCGCTTTGCTGAATTCCGTCAACCAACACTCGGATAAGATGAGGGAGTATTTCATCGAACTGAAAAGGCGCAACATCAGCATTTCCTATCCGGACATCAACACAAGCAACTGGAAATTTGCACTGCAGCAGGAGACAATCCAATTCGGCTTGGGCGGGATCAAAGGCCTCAGACGCGATTTTATCCAAGAAATCATCAAAGAACGCCAAGGTCATGGGCACTACAAGGATTTCGTTCAATTTTTGAGAAGGATCCATCCGAAGTGGCTGAAGAACGAAAACATCACGCCGCTCATCTACAGTGGGGCGTTCGACAATTTCGGACATTCGCGCGCGACGCTGTTGGAGTCGCTGCCGGGTATGCTGAACAGCATCGATTACAGCGGAAACAACATCGATCTCTTTTCGATACTGGAACCGAAATATGTCGAAAAGGAAGAACTGCCCCTGTTGGAATTGCTCGATTTGGAGGAAGCGGCACTGGGCCATTCTTTGAAGGGCCATCCGATCGACCAGTTCGGCAAATTGTACAACAAAGGTGCAGTTGTGTACGTCACCGAGTTGGCATACGACAAAAAAATGCGCACGATGGGATTGATCAAAGACATCCGCAGAATCCAGACAAAAAAAGGCGATCCAATGGCATTCGCAAACATGACAGACAGCACCGGCGAAATCAGCGTCACGATTTTCCCAGAGTACTATATACGGTTCATGAAACTGCTGAAGGCAAACCAGTTGCTCGTCATCGAAGGCAAGCTGGAGCGGTCGAAACAAGCCGACAAAACGAATTTTTTGGTCACGCACATCTGGGATGCCGAAGCCTACCAGGAAATGATGGGTCAAAAAAAGGAGAATGTCTTCATCCGTCTGACGGCAGAAAACAACACGCCTGAATTGTTCGGAAAAATGTATCGGATCCTGAACAAACAACCAGGGGATCATCCTGTCATCCTCTACAATGAAGCCACAAAACGAACGATGCGGTTGACGGCTGAAAACTGGGTCGACATTTCGGCCGATCTGCTTGATGCACTGCAGGCTATTTTTGGGAGCGGGAATGTTGCTGTCAAATGA